The proteins below come from a single Balaenoptera musculus isolate JJ_BM4_2016_0621 chromosome 1, mBalMus1.pri.v3, whole genome shotgun sequence genomic window:
- the MYOM3 gene encoding myomesin-3 isoform X3, with protein sequence MRIDLRLFPAGKYRITNNYGLLTLEIRRCTIEDAATYTVTVKNAYGQASSFAKVLVRTYLGKDAGFDSEIFKRLMFGPNVEFTSVLKPVFAREKESFSLSCLFSEDVSDAKQNIQWFRDGRLLKSSSRRQMLYADRQASLKVSCAYKEDEGLYTVQVPSPSGLREQRAYVFVRDAAAEKPGAPGSPLNVRCLNVNRDCLILTWTPPSDTRGNAITSYSIELCQGESEQWVLCHQTPGGTCRCPIQGLAEGQSYRFRVRAISRAGSSIPSKASEPVAMGDPEEARRKTEIPFDMGKTITVSTDDSEDFVTIPSPPTNVHASEIREAYVVLGWEEPRPRGKAPLTYFLEKSVIGSGTWEAINSETPVKSPRFALLDLEKGKSYVFRVRAINQHGMSDPSEPSEPIALRGKPATLPPPTQVQAFRDTQTSVSLNWDPVKDSPELLGYYIYSRKAGSSEWKTVNNKPIQGNRFTVPGLRTGQEYEFCIRSVSEAGVGESSAATEPIKVKQALAIPSAPYDFALLNCGENDMVIGWKPPKWRGGGKILGYFLDQHDSEELNWRSVNQQPIPTQICKVSDLHEGHFYEFRARAVNWAGVGELSASSSLFECKKWTMPQPGPPYGVRVFEVRATSLMLTWEPPLYQGAGPVTGYCISVQEEGSEQWKPVTPDPISDTHLRISDLQPGKTYVFHVQAVNSAGPGQPSVPTDPVLLEDKPDAREIEVGVDDEGFIYMAFEAPEAPDSSEFQWSKDYKGPPDPQRVKVEEEVNKSKIILKEPGLEDLGTYSVVVTDADEEISASHTLTEEELNKLKKLSHEIRNPVIKLISGWNVDILEQGEVRLWLEVEKLSPAAELHLIFNEQEIFSSPNRKINFVREKGLVEVIIQNLTEDDKGSYTAQLQDGKAKNQITLALVDDEFDKLLREAGAKRRDWKRKQGPHFEEPLQWKVTEDCQVLLTCKVANTKKETRFQWFFQKKEFPDGQYDPQTGAGLLCIEELSKEDKGIYRAEVSDERGEDDTILDLTGEALDAIFTELGRIGALSATPLKIQGTEEGIRLFSRVKYYNVNYMKTSWFHKEKRLESGDRVRAGTTLDEIWLHILDPKDSDKGRYTLEIAAGKEARQLSADLSGQAFEDALAEHQRLKALAIIEKNRAKVVRGLPDVATIMEDKTLCLTCVISGDPFPEISWLKNDQPITFLDRYHMEMRGSEVTITIERVNSEDSGRYGVFVKNKYGSETGQVTISVFKHGEEGKVLKV encoded by the exons GGAGGCTGCTGAAGTCCTCCAGCCGCCGGCAGATGCTCTACGCAGACCGCCAGGCGTCCCTGAAGGTGTCCTGCGCCTACAAGGAGGACGAGGGTCTCTACACGGTCCAGGTGCCCTCGCCCTCTGGGCTCCGGGAGCAGAGGGCCTATGTGTTTGTGAGAG ATGCTGCAGCCGAGAAGCCAGGGGCTCCAGGCTCCCCCCTGAATGTTCGATGCCTGAACGTGAACAGAGACTGCCTCATCCTGACGTGGACCCCGCCCAGCGACACCCGTGGCAACGCCATCACCAGCTACTCCATTGAGCT GTGCCAGGGCGAGTCCGAACAATGGGTGCTCTGCCACCAGACCCCCGGCGGGACCTGTCGGTGCCCAATCCAAGGCCTCGCCGAAGGCCAGAGCTATCGGTTCCGGGTGAGAGCCATCAGCAGAGCCGGCAGCAGCATCCCCTCCAAGGCTTCGGAACCGGTTGCCATGGGCGACCCTGAGGAAGCCCGGAGGAAGACAG AGATCCCCTTTGACATGGGAAAAACGATCACGGTCAGCACAGATGATTCTGAAG ACTTCGTGACCATTCCCTCGCCCCCGACCAATGTCCACGCCAGCGAGATCCGCGAGGCCTATGTGGTTCTGGGATGGGAGGAGCCAAGACCCCGGGGCAAAGCCCCACTGACGTACTTCCTGGAGAAG TCGGTCATAGGTAGTGGCACCTGGGAGGCCATCAACTCAGAAACGCCTGTGAAATCCCCGAGATTCGCCCTTTTGGATCTGGAGAAAGGGAAGTCGTATGTCTTCAGAGTGCGAGCGATAAACCAGCACGGCATGAGCGATCCCTCGGAGCCCAGCGAGCCCATCGCCTTGAGGGGGAAGCCAG CCACTCTCCCTCCTCCAACTCAAGTTCAAGCTTTCCGAGACACACAGACCTCTGTCTCCCTGAACTGGGATCCTGTGAAAGACAGCCCAGAGCTCCTGGGTTATTACATCTACTCCCGGAAGGCAGGATCATCCGAGTGGAAAACAGTTAACAACAAACCCATCCAGGGCAACAG GTTCACGGTTCCCGGGCTGAGGACAGGGCAGGAGTATGAGTTTTGTATCAGGTCAGTCAGCGAGGCTGGAGTTGGGGAGAGCTCAGCCGCCACCGAACCCATCAAGGTCAAGCAGGCTCTTG CTATACCATCTGCCCCATATGACTTCGCCCTCCTGAACTGTGGGGAAAATGATATGGTCATTGGGTGGAAACCCCCCAAGTGGCGTGGAGGGGGCAAGATCCTGGGCTACTTCCTGGACCAGCACGACTCGGAGGAGCTGAACTGGCGCTCGGTCAACCAGCAGCCCATCCCCACCCAGATCTGCAAG GTCAGTGACCTTCATGAAGGCCACTTCTATGAGTTCCGTGCCCGGGCAGTAAACTGGGCTGGTGTTGGAGAGCTGTCGGCGTCCAGCAGCCTGTTTGAGTGCAAAAAGTGGACGATGCCTCAGCCAG GACCCCCGTATGGCGTGCGGGTGTTTGAAGTGCGGGCCACCTCCCTGATGCTGACGTGGGAGCCCCCACTGTACCAAGGGGCCGGACCGGTCACAGGCTACTGCATCAGTGTCCAGGAGGAAGGCTCTGAGCAGTGGAAGCCGGTCACTCCAGACCCCATCTCTGACACCCACCTGAGG attTCTGACTTACAGCCGGGGAAGACCTACGTGTTCCATGTACAGGCTGTGAATTCAGCGGGCCCAGGGCAGCCGTCTGTGCCCACCGACCCCGTACTCCTGGAGGACAAGCCAG ATGCTCGTGAGATCGAGGTCGGTGTGGATGATGAGGGCTTTATCTACATGGCTTTCGAAGCCCCCGAGGCCCCCGACTCCTCGGAGTTTCAGTGGTCCAAGGACTACAAGGGCCCGCCGGACCCACAGAGGGTCAAGGTCGAGGAGGAAGTTAACAA GTCCAAGATCATCCTGAAAGAACCTGGCCTCGAGGATTTGGGCACCTACTCGGTGGTGGTCACCGATGCTGACGAAGAAATCTCAGCAAGCCACACGCTGACGGAGGAAG AGCTGAACAAGCTGAAGAAGTTGAGCCATGAGATTAGAAACCCAG TGATCAAGCTGATCTCCGGCTGGAACGTTGACATCCTCGAGCAAGGAGAGGTGCGGCTTTGGCTGGAAGTAGAAAAGTTGTCTCCAGCCGCTGAGCTGCATCTAATCTTCAATGAGCAGGAAATCTTCAGCTCACCG AACCGCAAAATCAATTTTGTCCGAGAGAAGGGCCTGGTGGAAGTCATCATCCAAAACTTGACTGAGGACGACAAAGGGTCGTATACTGCTCAGCTCCAAGACGGAAAAGCCAAGAACCAGATCACCCTGGCTCTGGTGGATGACG agTTCGACAAACTTCTAAGGGAGGCAGGTGCTAAGAGAAGAGACTGGAAGAGAAAGCAGG GTCCGCATTTCGAGGAGCCTTTGCAATGGAAGGTCACCGAGGACTGCCAAGTGCTGCTGACGTGCAAG GTGGCCAACACCAAGAAAGAAACCCGCTTCCAGTGGTTCTTCCAGAAGAAAGAGTTCCCAGATGGTCAGTACGACCCGCAGACTGGAGCAGGGCTTCTCTGCATCGAAGAG CTTTCCAAAGAGGACAAGGGCATTTACAGAGCAGAGGTTTCGGATGAGCGAGGGGAGGACGACACCATCCTGGACCTCACAGGTGAAG ccctggatGCCATCTTCACTGAGCTGGGCAGGATTGGTG CCCTCTCTGCGACCCCACTGAAAATCCAGGGCACTGAAGAGGGGATCCGGCTCTTCAGCAGGGTCAAGTACTACAACGTGAACTACATGAAAACCAGCTGGTTCCACAA AGAGAAACGCCTGGAGAGTGGTGATCGGGTGAGGGCTGGCACCACCCTGGATGAGATCTGGCTCCACATCCTGGACCCCAAAGACTCAGACAAGGGCAGATACACCCTAGAGATAGCGGCCGGGAAAGAAGCCCGGCAGCTCTCAGCTGATCTCTCGGGACAAG CTTTTGAGGACGCCCTGGCTGAGCACCAGAGACTGAA agcCTTGGCCATCATCGAGAAGA ATCGTGCCAAAGTGGTGAGGGGCCTGCCGGATGTGGCCACGATCATGGAAGATAAG ACCCTGTGCCTGACCTGCGTCATCTCAGGAGATCCTTTCCCTGAAATCTCTTGGCTGAAGAACGACCAGCCCATCACCTTCCTTGACCGCTACCACATGGAGATGAGGGGGTCGGAGGTCACCATCACCATCGAGAGGGTCAACAGTGAGGACAGTGGGCGCTACGGTGTCTTCGTCAAGAACAAGTATGGCTCCGAGACGGGCCAGGTCACCATCAGCGTGTTCAAGCACGGGGAGGAGGGCAAGGTGCTGAAGGTGTGA
- the MYOM3 gene encoding myomesin-3 isoform X4, translated as MFGPNVEFTSVLKPVFAREKESFSLSCLFSEDVSDAKQNIQWFRDGRLLKSSSRRQMLYADRQASLKVSCAYKEDEGLYTVQVPSPSGLREQRAYVFVRDAAAEKPGAPGSPLNVRCLNVNRDCLILTWTPPSDTRGNAITSYSIELCQGESEQWVLCHQTPGGTCRCPIQGLAEGQSYRFRVRAISRAGSSIPSKASEPVAMGDPEEARRKTEIPFDMGKTITVSTDDSEDFVTIPSPPTNVHASEIREAYVVLGWEEPRPRGKAPLTYFLEKSVIGSGTWEAINSETPVKSPRFALLDLEKGKSYVFRVRAINQHGMSDPSEPSEPIALRGKPATLPPPTQVQAFRDTQTSVSLNWDPVKDSPELLGYYIYSRKAGSSEWKTVNNKPIQGNRFTVPGLRTGQEYEFCIRSVSEAGVGESSAATEPIKVKQALAIPSAPYDFALLNCGENDMVIGWKPPKWRGGGKILGYFLDQHDSEELNWRSVNQQPIPTQICKVSDLHEGHFYEFRARAVNWAGVGELSASSSLFECKKWTMPQPGPPYGVRVFEVRATSLMLTWEPPLYQGAGPVTGYCISVQEEGSEQWKPVTPDPISDTHLRISDLQPGKTYVFHVQAVNSAGPGQPSVPTDPVLLEDKPDAREIEVGVDDEGFIYMAFEAPEAPDSSEFQWSKDYKGPPDPQRVKVEEEVNKSKIILKEPGLEDLGTYSVVVTDADEEISASHTLTEEELNKLKKLSHEIRNPVIKLISGWNVDILEQGEVRLWLEVEKLSPAAELHLIFNEQEIFSSPNRKINFVREKGLVEVIIQNLTEDDKGSYTAQLQDGKAKNQITLALVDDEFDKLLREAGAKRRDWKRKQGPHFEEPLQWKVTEDCQVLLTCKVANTKKETRFQWFFQKKEFPDGQYDPQTGAGLLCIEELSKEDKGIYRAEVSDERGEDDTILDLTGEALDAIFTELGRIGALSATPLKIQGTEEGIRLFSRVKYYNVNYMKTSWFHKEKRLESGDRVRAGTTLDEIWLHILDPKDSDKGRYTLEIAAGKEARQLSADLSGQAFEDALAEHQRLKALAIIEKNRAKVVRGLPDVATIMEDKTLCLTCVISGDPFPEISWLKNDQPITFLDRYHMEMRGSEVTITIERVNSEDSGRYGVFVKNKYGSETGQVTISVFKHGEEGKVLKV; from the exons GGAGGCTGCTGAAGTCCTCCAGCCGCCGGCAGATGCTCTACGCAGACCGCCAGGCGTCCCTGAAGGTGTCCTGCGCCTACAAGGAGGACGAGGGTCTCTACACGGTCCAGGTGCCCTCGCCCTCTGGGCTCCGGGAGCAGAGGGCCTATGTGTTTGTGAGAG ATGCTGCAGCCGAGAAGCCAGGGGCTCCAGGCTCCCCCCTGAATGTTCGATGCCTGAACGTGAACAGAGACTGCCTCATCCTGACGTGGACCCCGCCCAGCGACACCCGTGGCAACGCCATCACCAGCTACTCCATTGAGCT GTGCCAGGGCGAGTCCGAACAATGGGTGCTCTGCCACCAGACCCCCGGCGGGACCTGTCGGTGCCCAATCCAAGGCCTCGCCGAAGGCCAGAGCTATCGGTTCCGGGTGAGAGCCATCAGCAGAGCCGGCAGCAGCATCCCCTCCAAGGCTTCGGAACCGGTTGCCATGGGCGACCCTGAGGAAGCCCGGAGGAAGACAG AGATCCCCTTTGACATGGGAAAAACGATCACGGTCAGCACAGATGATTCTGAAG ACTTCGTGACCATTCCCTCGCCCCCGACCAATGTCCACGCCAGCGAGATCCGCGAGGCCTATGTGGTTCTGGGATGGGAGGAGCCAAGACCCCGGGGCAAAGCCCCACTGACGTACTTCCTGGAGAAG TCGGTCATAGGTAGTGGCACCTGGGAGGCCATCAACTCAGAAACGCCTGTGAAATCCCCGAGATTCGCCCTTTTGGATCTGGAGAAAGGGAAGTCGTATGTCTTCAGAGTGCGAGCGATAAACCAGCACGGCATGAGCGATCCCTCGGAGCCCAGCGAGCCCATCGCCTTGAGGGGGAAGCCAG CCACTCTCCCTCCTCCAACTCAAGTTCAAGCTTTCCGAGACACACAGACCTCTGTCTCCCTGAACTGGGATCCTGTGAAAGACAGCCCAGAGCTCCTGGGTTATTACATCTACTCCCGGAAGGCAGGATCATCCGAGTGGAAAACAGTTAACAACAAACCCATCCAGGGCAACAG GTTCACGGTTCCCGGGCTGAGGACAGGGCAGGAGTATGAGTTTTGTATCAGGTCAGTCAGCGAGGCTGGAGTTGGGGAGAGCTCAGCCGCCACCGAACCCATCAAGGTCAAGCAGGCTCTTG CTATACCATCTGCCCCATATGACTTCGCCCTCCTGAACTGTGGGGAAAATGATATGGTCATTGGGTGGAAACCCCCCAAGTGGCGTGGAGGGGGCAAGATCCTGGGCTACTTCCTGGACCAGCACGACTCGGAGGAGCTGAACTGGCGCTCGGTCAACCAGCAGCCCATCCCCACCCAGATCTGCAAG GTCAGTGACCTTCATGAAGGCCACTTCTATGAGTTCCGTGCCCGGGCAGTAAACTGGGCTGGTGTTGGAGAGCTGTCGGCGTCCAGCAGCCTGTTTGAGTGCAAAAAGTGGACGATGCCTCAGCCAG GACCCCCGTATGGCGTGCGGGTGTTTGAAGTGCGGGCCACCTCCCTGATGCTGACGTGGGAGCCCCCACTGTACCAAGGGGCCGGACCGGTCACAGGCTACTGCATCAGTGTCCAGGAGGAAGGCTCTGAGCAGTGGAAGCCGGTCACTCCAGACCCCATCTCTGACACCCACCTGAGG attTCTGACTTACAGCCGGGGAAGACCTACGTGTTCCATGTACAGGCTGTGAATTCAGCGGGCCCAGGGCAGCCGTCTGTGCCCACCGACCCCGTACTCCTGGAGGACAAGCCAG ATGCTCGTGAGATCGAGGTCGGTGTGGATGATGAGGGCTTTATCTACATGGCTTTCGAAGCCCCCGAGGCCCCCGACTCCTCGGAGTTTCAGTGGTCCAAGGACTACAAGGGCCCGCCGGACCCACAGAGGGTCAAGGTCGAGGAGGAAGTTAACAA GTCCAAGATCATCCTGAAAGAACCTGGCCTCGAGGATTTGGGCACCTACTCGGTGGTGGTCACCGATGCTGACGAAGAAATCTCAGCAAGCCACACGCTGACGGAGGAAG AGCTGAACAAGCTGAAGAAGTTGAGCCATGAGATTAGAAACCCAG TGATCAAGCTGATCTCCGGCTGGAACGTTGACATCCTCGAGCAAGGAGAGGTGCGGCTTTGGCTGGAAGTAGAAAAGTTGTCTCCAGCCGCTGAGCTGCATCTAATCTTCAATGAGCAGGAAATCTTCAGCTCACCG AACCGCAAAATCAATTTTGTCCGAGAGAAGGGCCTGGTGGAAGTCATCATCCAAAACTTGACTGAGGACGACAAAGGGTCGTATACTGCTCAGCTCCAAGACGGAAAAGCCAAGAACCAGATCACCCTGGCTCTGGTGGATGACG agTTCGACAAACTTCTAAGGGAGGCAGGTGCTAAGAGAAGAGACTGGAAGAGAAAGCAGG GTCCGCATTTCGAGGAGCCTTTGCAATGGAAGGTCACCGAGGACTGCCAAGTGCTGCTGACGTGCAAG GTGGCCAACACCAAGAAAGAAACCCGCTTCCAGTGGTTCTTCCAGAAGAAAGAGTTCCCAGATGGTCAGTACGACCCGCAGACTGGAGCAGGGCTTCTCTGCATCGAAGAG CTTTCCAAAGAGGACAAGGGCATTTACAGAGCAGAGGTTTCGGATGAGCGAGGGGAGGACGACACCATCCTGGACCTCACAGGTGAAG ccctggatGCCATCTTCACTGAGCTGGGCAGGATTGGTG CCCTCTCTGCGACCCCACTGAAAATCCAGGGCACTGAAGAGGGGATCCGGCTCTTCAGCAGGGTCAAGTACTACAACGTGAACTACATGAAAACCAGCTGGTTCCACAA AGAGAAACGCCTGGAGAGTGGTGATCGGGTGAGGGCTGGCACCACCCTGGATGAGATCTGGCTCCACATCCTGGACCCCAAAGACTCAGACAAGGGCAGATACACCCTAGAGATAGCGGCCGGGAAAGAAGCCCGGCAGCTCTCAGCTGATCTCTCGGGACAAG CTTTTGAGGACGCCCTGGCTGAGCACCAGAGACTGAA agcCTTGGCCATCATCGAGAAGA ATCGTGCCAAAGTGGTGAGGGGCCTGCCGGATGTGGCCACGATCATGGAAGATAAG ACCCTGTGCCTGACCTGCGTCATCTCAGGAGATCCTTTCCCTGAAATCTCTTGGCTGAAGAACGACCAGCCCATCACCTTCCTTGACCGCTACCACATGGAGATGAGGGGGTCGGAGGTCACCATCACCATCGAGAGGGTCAACAGTGAGGACAGTGGGCGCTACGGTGTCTTCGTCAAGAACAAGTATGGCTCCGAGACGGGCCAGGTCACCATCAGCGTGTTCAAGCACGGGGAGGAGGGCAAGGTGCTGAAGGTGTGA